The genomic region CATGCTTGGCAGCTCGTGACGACCCTCCATCATCTTCATGGGTTTGCGGAGAAGGTCGATGCCGACCGTCCTACGGGCGAAAAATACTCGAAGCTGACCTCCGCTCAGAGCTGGCGCCAACGGCGTACGGCTGAAGAGAGCTATGACGATCGAGATCCGGAGGTGATCGTCATCGGTGCCGGCCAAAGCGGTCTCATGCTCGCGGCTCGGCTGCGCCAGATGGGAGTCGATGTGCTGGTGGTCGAACGCCTGGCCCAGGTGGGCGACGTCTGGCGGCAGAGATACAACAACCTCACTTTGCATAACGAGCTCACCGCCAATCATTTCCCCTACATGCCGTTTCCCTCCAACTGGCCGATATGGCTGCCGAAGGACATGCTCGCCGACTGGCTTGAGGCCTATGCAAAGTTCCAGGAGCTCAACGTCTGGACCGGCACTGAACTCGTCGGCAGCTCTTTCGACTCGGAGAGAAAAGTCTGGGAGGTGACCCTCAGACGCCCCGACGGCAGCGAGCGCAAGCTCAGCCCCCGACATCTTGTCGCCGCGATGGGCATCTCGGGAGGTGCGCCGCGTCGCCCAATGATAAAAGGCCTCTCAGAGTTTGAGGGCACCGTCCTGCATTCGGCCGAATTCACCTCCGGCGCCGATTGGGTCGGAAAACGCGCTTTGGTCATCGGCACCGGCAATAGTGGCCATGACATTGCACAGGATCTTTATGTCGCGGGCGCCAGCGACGTTCGTCTTCTGCAGCGCGGGGCGACCTGCGTGGTGAGCCTCGATCCCAGCGCTATGATCAGCTACTCGGTCTATGGCGAGGGTCGCTCCGTCGAGGATGCCGATCTCATGGTGGCGGCCATCCCTTATCCCGTATTGATCGACACCTATCGCTGGATCACCCAGCGAACGAACGAGCTCGACCGGGATCTTCTCTCTCGCCTCGAAGCCATCGGCTTCAAGACGACGACGGGCGAAGACGAGACCGGGTTCCAGCTGCTCTATCTGCGCGGGCGGGGTGGTTACTACATCGACGTCGGCTGTTCGGAGCTTTTGATCGAGAAAAAGATCGGCCTCCTGCAGTCCGAGGACACGGAAGGCTTCGACGCCGACGGCCTGCGCATGAAGAACGGCAGCTCCATGCCCTTCGACCTCGTCGTCCTCGCCACCGGCTTCGAGACCATGGAGGCGAGCATCCGACGTCTTCTGGGCGATGAGGT from Rhodoligotrophos appendicifer harbors:
- a CDS encoding flavin-containing monooxygenase; the encoded protein is MKNLRPVPTAEPTDVIESWIHHANAAIAQFDGSRFARLFHEDGYWRDLLSLTWDFKTFAGRQEIATAFALTSPQMKLGRLSIDPHRAAPCHVRRSGLSLVEAYLTFETAFGVGAAFVRLSYDPSAPNASHAWQLVTTLHHLHGFAEKVDADRPTGEKYSKLTSAQSWRQRRTAEESYDDRDPEVIVIGAGQSGLMLAARLRQMGVDVLVVERLAQVGDVWRQRYNNLTLHNELTANHFPYMPFPSNWPIWLPKDMLADWLEAYAKFQELNVWTGTELVGSSFDSERKVWEVTLRRPDGSERKLSPRHLVAAMGISGGAPRRPMIKGLSEFEGTVLHSAEFTSGADWVGKRALVIGTGNSGHDIAQDLYVAGASDVRLLQRGATCVVSLDPSAMISYSVYGEGRSVEDADLMVAAIPYPVLIDTYRWITQRTNELDRDLLSRLEAIGFKTTTGEDETGFQLLYLRGRGGYYIDVGCSELLIEKKIGLLQSEDTEGFDADGLRMKNGSSMPFDLVVLATGFETMEASIRRLLGDEVADRVGPVWGFDEDQTMRNMWKRTGQENFWIMGGAIIEARLFSRFLALQIKASLEGLLPAPENMPLLQNKAFERTAT